A single window of Methylobacterium nodulans ORS 2060 DNA harbors:
- a CDS encoding TAXI family TRAP transporter solute-binding subunit, producing MPQPRRWGRLALVVVLLLGVAAVFAVAHFWSPHANLRITTGPPGSTAHRFITAFVSVSKVQHPRVNLELVQVSDLAGSAKALEEGRTDLAIVRSDAAPPANAQTIVILRRDVVAFVLPPHSHVSSIANLAGKTIGIPSGPLQASNAQVLDTVLSYFDVPAKDVSRTFLSVDELAKAVQQKKLAAVLTVGPMAPGEVVDVVAAIARATKGTPGILGLDEAETIGKRFPGFESIDVPAGAFRARPATPSDTVTTLAVTYRFAASELMPNVVAAAIARSILTTKAKLVAITPLANQIEAPDPDDKSPILPVHPGVAAYLSNGDQSFFDQFQQYFYVGGLVVSLAGSFFAAASARWNRRRSEADWRPIKRLVEIADAAPRADGTEIAALESEFHQLVSAVLGRSPGGGDTDRMSAFSTALAHARHALDQRRASLEPDTGSRPAPTLVVSQRTPPASAGPVLPP from the coding sequence GTGCCGCAGCCCAGGAGATGGGGACGCCTCGCCCTCGTCGTAGTCCTCCTGCTCGGTGTCGCTGCCGTGTTCGCGGTCGCTCATTTCTGGTCGCCGCACGCCAACCTGCGCATCACCACGGGCCCGCCCGGCAGCACCGCCCACCGCTTCATCACGGCCTTCGTGTCCGTCTCCAAGGTCCAGCACCCCCGCGTCAACCTTGAGCTCGTGCAGGTAAGCGACCTCGCCGGGAGCGCCAAGGCGCTGGAGGAGGGCCGGACCGACCTCGCCATCGTGCGCAGCGACGCGGCACCGCCCGCCAACGCCCAGACCATCGTGATCCTGCGCAGGGACGTCGTTGCCTTCGTCCTGCCGCCCCACAGCCATGTCAGCTCCATCGCGAACCTGGCGGGCAAGACCATCGGCATTCCGTCCGGGCCGCTGCAGGCCTCCAATGCCCAGGTCCTCGACACGGTTCTGTCCTACTTCGACGTGCCCGCGAAGGACGTCAGCAGGACCTTCCTGTCGGTCGACGAACTTGCCAAGGCCGTCCAGCAGAAGAAGCTGGCGGCGGTCCTCACGGTCGGTCCCATGGCGCCGGGCGAGGTCGTCGACGTGGTCGCCGCGATCGCGCGCGCGACGAAGGGGACCCCGGGTATCCTCGGGCTCGACGAGGCGGAGACCATCGGCAAGCGCTTCCCCGGCTTCGAGTCGATCGACGTGCCCGCCGGGGCGTTCCGGGCGAGGCCCGCCACACCGAGCGACACCGTCACGACGCTGGCCGTCACCTATCGGTTCGCCGCGTCGGAATTGATGCCCAATGTCGTGGCCGCGGCCATCGCCCGCTCGATCCTGACCACGAAGGCCAAGCTCGTGGCCATCACGCCGCTTGCCAACCAGATCGAGGCGCCCGATCCCGACGACAAGAGCCCAATCCTGCCCGTCCACCCGGGCGTCGCAGCCTACCTTAGCAACGGGGACCAGAGCTTCTTCGACCAGTTCCAGCAATATTTCTATGTCGGCGGCCTTGTGGTCAGCCTTGCCGGGTCGTTCTTCGCGGCCGCGTCGGCCCGCTGGAACCGGCGTCGGTCGGAGGCGGATTGGCGGCCGATCAAGCGGCTGGTCGAGATTGCCGACGCGGCGCCGCGCGCCGACGGGACAGAGATCGCCGCATTGGAGAGCGAGTTCCACCAGCTCGTCTCGGCCGTGCTGGGCCGGTCGCCCGGGGGCGGCGACACCGACCGGATGTCGGCCTTTTCGACGGCCCTGGCGCATGCGCGGCACGCCCTCGACCAGCGACGGGCAAGCCTCGAGCCGGATACGGGATCCCGGCCTGCGCCAACGCTCGTCGTATCGCAGCGGACGCCCCCCGCCTCAGCTGGCCCGGTGCTTCCACCCTAG
- a CDS encoding class I SAM-dependent methyltransferase: MGFYGDHVVPWLVDRAMANEDLLEYRRRVVRAAQGRVLEIGIGSGHNLPFYGPSVTEILGIEPSQALIDKARQRARATQRTVCFLQGSAEVIPLDAGSVNSVVTTWTLCSIPDVGAALAEMRRVLKPGGELLFVEHGKAPDPWVARWQDWLTPAWKPLAGGCHLNRPIGDLIRRTGFRTTDLRTGFAPGPRPFTFMYEGRACPA; encoded by the coding sequence ATGGGCTTCTACGGTGATCACGTGGTTCCCTGGCTCGTCGACCGGGCCATGGCGAACGAGGACCTCCTCGAATACCGGCGCCGCGTCGTCAGGGCGGCCCAAGGGCGCGTGCTGGAGATCGGCATCGGGTCGGGGCACAACCTGCCGTTCTACGGCCCCAGTGTGACGGAGATCCTCGGCATCGAGCCCTCACAGGCGCTCATCGACAAGGCGAGGCAGCGGGCCCGCGCGACCCAACGGACCGTGTGCTTCCTCCAGGGATCGGCCGAGGTCATCCCGCTGGACGCCGGCAGCGTGAACTCCGTCGTGACCACATGGACCCTATGCTCGATCCCGGATGTCGGGGCGGCGCTCGCGGAGATGCGCCGCGTGCTCAAACCCGGTGGAGAGCTTCTGTTCGTGGAACACGGCAAGGCGCCGGATCCGTGGGTGGCTCGTTGGCAGGACTGGCTCACGCCCGCCTGGAAGCCGCTCGCCGGCGGATGTCATCTCAACCGCCCCATAGGGGATCTCATCCGCAGGACAGGCTTCCGGACCACGGATCTCCGGACCGGCTTCGCGCCCGGCCCACGCCCCTTCACATTCATGTATGAGGGGCGGGCCTGTCCTGCATGA
- a CDS encoding DUF4262 domain-containing protein — MPVTETSVIGALTPSASFNIAKRIRDYFQRRAHARAVEQQAEQARLAASFLEDACRIADEQTKAAKATAQAIKAVRAVEEKILAEAEARTLFYQRLATSACARKNLKFRSFIKDTIEQSGFIMINTHHSSRDPIMDTSFRYTVGFTELGLPELLIVGQTRKLARHMLEHLLKDHKSGKRPINPIDGFRTVAGGHVCMLRQLPKSKANNTVVFQARDYYRRHVGVLQVVLPDSRGRYPWDIRFDGFDVSQVGIQESVVNWLTEGPPREQAPH, encoded by the coding sequence ATGCCCGTCACCGAGACCTCCGTGATCGGCGCGCTCACCCCCAGTGCGAGCTTCAACATTGCCAAGCGGATCCGCGACTACTTCCAGCGGCGGGCGCACGCGCGAGCAGTTGAGCAGCAGGCCGAACAGGCCCGCCTTGCGGCCTCTTTCCTCGAAGACGCATGCAGAATTGCGGACGAGCAGACCAAGGCCGCCAAGGCGACAGCCCAGGCCATCAAGGCCGTCCGAGCCGTCGAGGAAAAGATCCTGGCCGAAGCTGAAGCGCGCACCCTTTTTTATCAGCGGCTCGCCACTTCGGCGTGCGCCCGCAAGAACCTCAAGTTCAGATCGTTCATCAAAGACACGATCGAGCAGTCCGGCTTCATCATGATCAATACGCATCACTCTTCGCGCGATCCGATCATGGACACATCTTTTCGGTATACGGTTGGGTTTACCGAGCTCGGCCTTCCCGAACTGCTTATAGTCGGCCAGACTCGCAAATTAGCCCGGCATATGCTCGAACATCTGCTGAAGGACCACAAGAGTGGAAAAAGACCTATCAACCCAATCGATGGCTTTCGGACGGTTGCCGGCGGTCATGTCTGCATGCTGCGACAGCTTCCAAAGAGCAAGGCCAACAATACCGTTGTATTTCAGGCCCGTGATTACTACCGCCGTCATGTTGGTGTGCTGCAGGTAGTGCTCCCGGACAGCCGGGGTCGGTACCCGTGGGACATCCGCTTCGACGGATTTGATGTGTCACAGGTAGGCATTCAGGAATCAGTCGTGAATTGGCTTACCGAGGGGCCGCCTCGCGAACAAGCACCCCACTAA